A genome region from Scomber japonicus isolate fScoJap1 chromosome 15, fScoJap1.pri, whole genome shotgun sequence includes the following:
- the LOC128373685 gene encoding beta-2-microglobulin-like yields the protein MNTFLAVALFCLLGVSWAKESDPKVQVYSRSPGEFGKPNTLICHVSGFHPPEIRIELLKNNVEIPGSQQTDLAFEENWHYHLTRHVAFTPKKEDRFSCRVTHMQKAPKTYIWDPDM from the exons ATGAATACGTTTCTTGCCGTCGCTCTGTTCTGCCTCCTGGGCGTCTCATGGGCCAAAGAGT CTGATCCAAAGGTCCAAGTGTACAGCCGCTCTCCAGGAGAGTTTGGGAAACCGAACACCCTCATCTGTCATGTGAGCGGCTTCCACCCACCAGAGATCAGGATTGAGCTGCTGAAGAATAATGTGGAGATCCCCGGCAGCCAGCAAACTGACCTGGCCTTTGAGGAGAACTGGCACTACCACCTGACCAGACACGTGGCGTTCACTCCAAAGAAAGAAGATAGGTTCTCCTGCAGAGTGACTCACATGCAGAAAGCACCCAAGACATACATTTGGG ATCCAGATATGTAA
- the fam83hb gene encoding protein FAM83H has protein sequence MAHRSQSSSAGDNPLDPNYLPPHYREEYRIAIDALIENDLPGYYEFLQTADVVNFLAQQELEYIKSTIQAPHQNSNFPELTYHEGGNDVEGSSDTYWPMQSDVAAPGLDLGWPMTQHSLIGPTEVTTLVNPSDPDMPSIKEQARRLIKNARQVIAVVMDMFTDVDIFGELLDAAARHVPVYILLDEQEAHHFVSMVINCKVNLDLIHMMRVRTVAGITYYSRTGKSFKGQVKDRFLLTDCRAVLSGNYSFMWSYEKIHRCIAHLFLGELVATFDEEFRILYAQSEPLHIDPSDGALAMSDTSSTSSYFSSQFGLKRTQSLRTPGSFRRPEISPGLPYGDSDRNLAIPFRRNDPFRHTIEPGPGIKIGKYSQQQFYLQQSFLDQGRSIVSRQMEMSSSAYKRHSYAEGTQENYSSSRQYMKQRVMNNLDETEEQTQSSRYYNEGPGPGSGHGHYDRIRGRPPHLSIDQYSDSSFRSDSEPPPAIHGRDYFSSEDLGGHEGQQAPPLAGRYGGGSSHRRPTIGQTYACQSSPTQPHPPERKQFPSKSDQEHDQDDSNKQGMRSWRIHSYLSTYEDSGEEGLTQPMGPDAFEDPPLSQQPTASESSARRFGIKEPPNAPSKPRPDILKPRYGKPVLPESTSKDSAPTTAKDVKNDREVEKERETDPEREMKEATDLLLSKHESFRSRINPLLQRSSRLRSSLIFSSSKAEIHSGSLGLKPATEQDEELDSVRTSSIVSKILEKRRSFSREPFDWRKKLEEKEKEKEKEEKDKENEHQQKEKEIKDEPKGEEKLQKNKEEVKKTETVETSEVTSSSLNMNDPASRLQYFKDLAAKRKASRMESESLLKATEPAEKKPDLSDKPSPNTTTTPKITNVSSAEPEPKKPDISEKLAELNRRPSLSSSKPPIMPTKPSTTHQKSSETTQAHKEENTVEGQKKDIFKSLKPLQSPKIFKREPVKLKGLNPRRVSCDEEVLTTDATDAEKSEMKKSRSHSSSTLRHAEFTEGLQKNMGSNTSLNTLGGEGKGDKTIDFLKKQTLRLKGFLGPKDKEKKSVGDDRGMGTVKETTEGSSKKQSLSAKDTGSTTTDQTTANHKTSTGLSGPSRYQGPGSSVLFSSNLRDDTKVILEQISANSQKNRLEREETEGNRDNDGGEKGLDRENSINNRLLRPTGNIQEREGLLKRIESMRKEKKVYSRFEMGNNLG, from the exons ATGGCACACCGGTCTCAGAGTTCATCAGCTGGTGATAACCCCCTCGACCCAAACTATTTGCCACCACACTACCGGGAGGAATACCGTATCGCTATTGACGCACTGATAGAAAATGATTTACCG GGATACTATGAGTTTCTCCAGACCGCAGATGTGGTCAATTTCCTTGCACAGCAGGAACTTGAATATATCAAGTCCACAATCCAAGCACCCCACCAGAACTCCAACTTCCCAGAGCTGACATACCACGAAGGAGGTAATGACGTTGAGGGTTCCTCTGACACCTACTGGCCGATGCAGTCTGACGTGGCTGCACCGGGTCTGGACCTGGGGTGGCCAATGACACAGCACAGCTTAATTGGGCCCACAGAGGTCACTACTCTGGTCAACCCCTCAGACCCAGACATGCCAAGCATCAAGGAACAGGCGAGGAGACTCATCAAGAATGCACGCCAA GTTATCGCTGTGGTGATGGACATGTTCACagatgttgacatttttggtgAACTCTTGGACGCAGCAGCACGCCACGTTCCTGTTTACATTCTTCTGGATGAACAGGAAGCCCATCATTTTGTCTCTATGGTTATCAATTGCAAAGTCAACTTGGACTTAATTCAT ATGATGCGTGTCAGAACCGTAGCAGGAATAACCTATTATTCCCGGACGGGGAAATCATTTAAGGGACAGGTGAAAGATCGGTTTCTACTGACTGACTGCAGGGCCGTACTCAGTGGGAACTACAG TTTCATGTGGTCCTATGAGAAGATTCACCGCTGCATAGCCCACCTTTTCCTTGGAGAGCTAGTTGCAACCTTTGATGAAGAGTTTCGCATTCTCTATGCTCAGTCAGAGCCTCTGCACATTGACCCATCTGATGGAGCACTTGCAATGTCAgacaccagcagcaccagcagttATTTCAGCAGCCAGTTTGGTTTGAAGAGGACCCAGTCTTTGCGGACCCCCGGATCATTTCGCAGACCTGAGATTTCCCCTGGCTTGCCTTATGGAGACTCTGATCGCAACCTTGCAATTCCATTCCGGAGAAATGACCCATTTCGTCACACCATTGAACCTGGGCCAGGAATTAAAATTGGGAAGTATTCCCAGCAACAGTTTTATCTGCAGCAGTCATTCCTGGATCAGGGAAGGTCCATCGTGTCTAGGCAGATGGAGATGAGTAGTAGTGCGTACAAGAGGCACAGCTATGCAGAGGGAACCCAAGAAAACTACTCATCTTCAAGGCAATACATGAAGCAAAGAGTCATGAATAATCTGGACGAGACAGA GGAACAGACCCAAAGTAGCCGTTACTACAATGAAGGGCCTGGACCGGGATCTGGCCATGGACACTACGACAGAATTCGAGGCCGTCCTCCACATCTTTCCATTGACCAGTATTCAGACTCAAGCTTCCGCTCAGATTCGGAGCCTCCACCTGCAATTCATGGAAGAGACTACTTTTCATCTGAAGATTTAGGTGGACATGAGGGGCAGCAGGCACCTCCTTTAGCTGGAAGGTATGGAGGAGGTTCCTCCCATAGGAGGCCAACCATAGGTCAGACGTATGCCTGTCAAAGCTCACCCACACAGCCCCATCCACCAGAGAGGAAACAGTTTCCAAGTAAATCTGACCAGGAACATGATCAAGATGACAGTAATAAGCAAGGAATGAGGAGTTGGAGAATCCACTCTTATCTTAGCACTTATGAGGACAGTGGAGAAGAAGGCCTGACTCAACCAATGGGGCCTGATGCATTTGAAGATCCTCCACTGTCCCAGCAGCCTACTGCTTCTGAAAGTTCAGCTCGCCGCTTTGGAATAAAGGAGCCACCAAATGCTCCCTCCAAGCCCAGACCGGATATTCTGAAACCACGCTATGGAAAGCCTGTCTTGCCTGAGAGCACCAGCAAAGACTCTGCCCCAACGACTGCCAAAGATGTGAAAAATGATAGGGAGGtggagaaggaaagggaaacaGATCCAGAGAGAG AGATGAAGGAGGCTACAGATCTCCTCCTTTCCAAGCATGAATCATTCCGCTCACGTATTAACCCACTCCTTCAACGTAGCTCACGTCTGCGCTCCTCGCTTATATTCTCGTCTTCCAAGGCAGAGATACACAGTGGTAGCCTGGGCCTAAAACCAGCCACAGAGCAAGATGAGGAGTTAGACTCAGTACGCACTTCCTCAATTGTGTCCAAGATCTTAGAAAAGAGAAGGTCATTTTCTCGGGAGCCGTTTGATTGGAGAAAGAAgctggaagagaaagaaaaggaaaaagagaaggaagaaaaagacaaggAGAATGAGCATCAGCAAAAGGAAAAGGAGATCAAAGATGAGccaaaaggagaagagaaacttcaaaagaataaagaagaggTAAAGAAAACCGAAACTGTCGAGACCTCTGAAGTAACATCATCATCTCTGAACATGAATGACCCAGCCAGTCGATTACAGTATTTCAAAGACCTGGCTGCCAAGCGAAAGGCCTCACGAATGGAGTCAGAGTCATTGCTAAAAGCCACAGAGCCTGCTGAAAAAAAGCCAGACCTTTCTGATAAACCTTCTCCAAACACTACGACGACTCCAAAGATCACAAATGTCAGTTCAGCAGAACCTGAACCAAAGAAGCCAGACATCTCAGAGAAACTAGCAGAGCTCAATCGCAGACCTTCACTTAGTTCCTCAAAACCACCCATAATGCCTACCAAGCCTTCCACAACCCACCAGAAGTCTTCAGAGACAACTCAGGCTCATAAAGAGGAGAATACAGTGGAGGGTCAAAAGAAAGACATATTCAAGTCTTTGAAACCCCTTCAATCACCTAAAATTTTTAAAAGGGAGCCAGTGAAGCTTAAGGGACTAAATCCTCGTCGTGTTTCCTGTGATGAGGAGGTTCTGACCACAGATGCTACAGATGCAGAGaagagtgaaatgaaaaagagcCGCTCCCATAGTTCTTCAACCCTACGACATGCAGAATTCACAGAAGGACTACAAAAAAATATGGGATCTAATACATCCCTCAACACACTTGGGGGTGAGGGAAAAGGTGACAAGACAATTGATTTCCTCAAGAAGCAGACTCTCAGACTAAAGGGATTCCTGGGGCCCAAAGATAAAGAGAAGAAATCTGTAGGAGATGATAGGGGCATGGGCACTGTCAAAGAGACAACTGAAGGTTCAAGCAAAAAGCAGAGTCTGTCAGCTAAAGATACAGGATCTACCACAACTGACCAAACCACAGCCAACCACAAGACATCAACTGGTTTATCAGGCCCATCACGATACCAGGGCCCTGGCAGCTCTGTCCTGTTCAGTAGTAATCTACGAGATGACACCAAAGTCATTCTGGAGCAGATCTCAGCCAACAGCCAGAAGAATCGACTGGAGCGAGAAGAAACAGAAGGCAACAGAGATAATGATGGCGGGGAGAAGGGGCTGGACAGAGAGAACTCCATAAATAACCGACTTCTGCGACCAACCGGCAACAttcaggagagagagggattgCTGAAGAGAATAGAGAGcatgaggaaggagaagaaggtcTACAGCCGTTTTGAG ATGGGAAATAACCTGGGATAA
- the LOC128373681 gene encoding receptor-transporting protein 3-like — protein MSRSTDWTPALWMDTFEELLYDDNELDYDDQWSLNFSYSQTDDLTKEEKKRGWKVYCHRAYGRFQCGSCHKNWPSARVVVLFRYRLRGDRGTVIMRPFGQACRSCQDDEFDLPGFAKKEVEHALLRLFGKIRKNCYGEDDDDDDGSSASSTKVWTKPHEKSLCEACIMGICCQDE, from the exons ATGAGCAGATCAACAG ACTGGACTCCTGCTTTGTGGATGGACACTTTTGAGGAGCTGCTGTATGATGACAATGAGCTGGACTATGATGACCAGTGGTCTCTCAACTTCAGCTACAGCCAGACAGACGACCTAAccaaggaggagaagaaaagaggctGGAAAGTCTACTGCCACCGTGCCTATGGACG TTTCCAGTGCGGATCCTGCCACAAGAACTGGCCCTCAGCACGGGTGGTGGTTTTGTTCCGGTACCGACTGAGGGGAGACCGGGGGACAGTGATCATGCGGCCCTTTGGACAAGCCTGTCGCAGTTGCCAAGACGATGAGTTCGATCTTCCAGGTTTTGCCAAGAAAGAGGTGGAACACGCCTTACTCAGGCTGTTTGGCAAAATCCGTAAGAATTGCTACGGAgaggatgacgatgatgatgatggctcTTCAGCATCCTCGACCAAAGTGTGGACCAAACCCCATGAGAAGAGCCTGTGTGAGGCCTGCATCATGGGCATTTGTTGTCAGGATGAATag